The Branchiostoma floridae strain S238N-H82 chromosome 7, Bfl_VNyyK, whole genome shotgun sequence region AGCAAATCAGCGTACCGTTAAAGTTTAAGTTATTCCAGACTATTGTAATGCCAATAGCCACTTATGCGTGTGAATCTTGGAAAAGCACTGCAGAGATAATAAAATCTCTCGATACCTCCCAACGTAAATGCCTTAAGACAATCCTAGGCATCTCCTGGCGTGACCACGTCACAAACGAGGAGCTCATGCAAAGAGCTAAGGTGCCTTTGGCTAGTGAAACAGTCAGAAAAAGAAGATTGAGATTTGTCGGGCAtgtatggcgcctttccgacagaagaacaacaaaaacagctatgtCATGGGCTCCTAAGAGCACCCGCCCCAGAAGCAGGCCAAAAACTAATTAATGTATGTTGTGTAACAATATGTGACGCACGAGATGGTGTATTGtaatacatttgttttgtaaagaaggcacaattcagcctttggctgccacgccgttctgacaaataaaccatttgatgatgatgatgatgatgataaaactaCACCAAGACGGACAATCTCAGATGATGGAAGGAAAATGGGGCTAAACAGCATGGAAAACATGGCAGTAGCTGCTCAAGACCGCAACCTTTGGAGGAAGTATGCTCGACGAGTCGACCAACGCAACAGTGTTGTGGGagggtctaaggtctaaggGTCATACTGGCCCACAACTTTGTACAGAGAATTCTGCTGTGAGGCGGTCGGTCCTGTGCCATAGGATAGATTTCTAGCCTCCAAGGATTCGCTGATAGCCTGAGaatggccctgccctgtctgatcatgatcgttgtcaacatgtatatactggtgatcatgaccactggtcactacaccagcagctgtggtgtttgtgtactGTTCAGTGATTGCCTGAGAATGGCCCTGCCCAGTCTGACCCTGACCGCTGATCATTGCTGTAGATGTTTGGTCCTTTGCTGATGCTCCCACACCTACATACATAGGGtttggctttaaggcagctAGCACTTCGTCATGTGATAGGTTTCCAACTATCAGAGGTTTCGTGTTAACCAGAGACTGGCCCTGGTCTGCCTGATTATGATGgttgtcaacatcttcatactggtgatcatgagcACTCATTACAGTAGCtacggtgtttgtgttggagtcagtgatggtctgagactggccctgccttaAGTTGGTATGTcggtctatatcttcatactggtgatcatgaccactggccacTGCAACGGGTGTGGTGTTTGCGTGCGACTGAGTGATGGTCTGAGACTGACCCGGCCCTGTCTGATAATAATGACCATTGATCACTACAGTACCTGTCATGTTAAGTCTACGCAAGGCAATAATAGAATGAGGGCCTGAAGAAGAGTTTGGGGGTGGATACTTggtcctcctcttgcaccagattgTGAGAATCATCGTGACTACCAGAGCAATGCCAGCTATTGGACCACAGACAGAGCCAATGAGAGCAGGTATGGGAAAACTGGAAACAGATTCTTTGGAAGTATCGCTTTCCGATTTTTCTGAAGTGGTTTGAAGGGTTGGACTTTCTGTCGCTCCAGTTTTGCCTTTTTTACCTTTAAGATCTGCTGTTGTGCTGTTGTAATAGTCATTAGATGTTATCTGGGTATCAGTATGGGAACGTTTGGTTTCCGGCTTGTCTGAAGTGGTTTTAACGGTTGAACTTATTATTACTGTGGTTTTGGCTCTTTTTTCTGCAGGACCTACTGTTGAGCCTGCTGCTGTGCAATTGTGATAGTTTATAGAAGTTGCTCGGGTATCAGCATGGAAACTGTTGCTTTTAAGGGGTGAAGCTATAGtcgatcttgttttgtttttcttgtcctTGACTGTGGAGCCAGCTGTTGTGCCTTTGTAAGAattgttaaactttaaagttacTTGAACATCAACAGGCAGTGCTGATGTGGTTGTCTCTGGACATACCAAATCTTCAGGATTGACATCTCTAAACTTCTGTCCCCGTAAGTTAGCGGGTTCCGTACAGAATATCTGGTCTTTAAATGTAAGAAATTCAGTCGAATCTAGCCTTAAGGGAGCCATCTTACAGTCGCACTGCCAGGGGTTCCTGCCAAGTTTTATGACGAGATTTGATGGCAATAAGCCAAAAGCTAAAGGAGAAATGGCAGACATCTTGTTCAAGCTAAGGTCCAAAAGTCGGAGTTTGGGCAGGTTTCCAAAAGCACCATCCTGAAGCATTGTTATCTGGCTGTTGAACAGGTACAActcttgtagctggggtagatctATAAATGTACCTGTCTGAattattgttatctggttgttgtACAGCCACAacttttgtagctggggtagtTTTACAAATGAACCTGCCtcaatcattgttatctggctTTCGAACAGATGCACCTCTTTTAACTGTGggagatttacaaatgtaccttcctcaattattgttatctggttgtagtACAGAATCAACTCTTTTAGCTGGGGGAGGTTTGCAATTGCACCTTCTtgaattgttttaattttgttggAGGCCAGGTTCAACTCTTGTAGTCGGGAtacatttgcaaatgcacctgactgaatcattgttatctggttacGTTTCAACTCTAGCTGTTTGATGGATGCTGGGAGGCtctgagggatgctggtgaggccTTGGTTGTTCAGGCATTTGCAGTATGGTGACGGTGCACATCTGCAGCCATCTACCTGCAtgttgggctccttcaggatgatgagaaggaacatcagcaggtgttgcagctttcttcccatggtGCCTGGTTACCTAAGCAAAGCGATATAAACGGATCTTCTGATAAATAAAGTACTTGTCATTTCAAAGTAGTTTCAAATTCGTCGTTGAATCCGGTGTAATTATTTGTAGGGCAAGACCTTACCACTTACCAACTTCCATGACAATTCATCCATTGCTTCTTCTAAACCCCAAATACTGTTACAGCTGTACAAAAGCCTACAAATCTATCATTAACCTTTTTAGTGAAGGTATACATTGATATCAAGAATTCGTGAGACGCCGTAATTCGGGTGTATGTGGCGTGACTAAGGACGGTGTTTGATGCCTTCTGACATACCGACTTTATCCTGAAAAGTACACAGACCTCGACCAAGATAAAAACCGTGACAAAGTATGAACGACTTTTCTAAGCAAAGAGGGTTGTCTTCTGTTGTGGCTTCTCTTACGACTTCACAATCGTCCGCTGTATATGGTAGCATTTGCTTATATATTTGGAAATTAGGCAATCCATGAAGAACAATAAAATTCAAGCATGGAAACAAAACGAAACAACCAATCCTTACAGGATCGAACAATGCAGGGAAAAACACCATCTGCATATGTCATATAACGTTGCTATGCAAAAAAGACCAATGCGTGCTTAATGAAAGCATGCTGAACGATTAAACATGGATATGTTTTAAGATCAGCGTGCGCCACTACACATCGTTCTAACATTCTTTTGATATTCATCAGAACTATGTCCAGACAATCATGACGCTTGTTGGCGGATATGCGTTTGAAGCTTATGCTAAAGCCGATTTAATGCCAGAAATGGGCAGAACATTTGCGTTTGCTGAACTGAAAAGAACTGATACTGAAAGTGTCATTTTTTACAAAATGTGACAGAAGATTGAGATCAATATTTTTAAGCTGTAAAGACTTGCGCATGCGCAAGCCATTTCGTTTCGACTTGCTTATGTTAATAAGTTTTGTTGTAAACTAGACAATAATCGTAGTATTTATATTTattgatatacattttcacaaaaattattattttgCACATATCATTAAAATGTGTCCGTGTACAGAGAAATATCAATAGAACTGGCAATTTTTCATGTTACACAAGTTATATTCTTACGTTTCAAATAATCCATCTTGCTGCTTTATTGAGATGATATGGCTGATTGCATTCAAGTGCCTGTGTTTTCTCCCTGGAAATGTTTAGTGTTCGTATGCCAGCAAAAATAGGGGCATAAAAGCTATTGGAGTATATTAACTCAATAAACTGGCAATTTAAGTTTGAAAGAGCGCAACTGTTGAACTGGCTCGTCACTATCCAAAAATGCAAAAACGTCATTTTGCCATTTCCAATTTTTTtgactgaaaatgaaaaaaaatggaacttGAAAAGTCTGCCCCAGTGCAGCAACTCTCTGGTTCACCCTGATCATCAAGCCCTACATTGTACTGATACAATATACGtagtttgccttacattgtgtACCCGTTTACAAATGCTGTGCAATAAACGTTGACTTAACTTGACTCAAGGATAGTAAGCATAAAGATTCCATTCAAGGCTCTGGAGACCCCTGAGGAAGAGATattcacggggggggggggggtctgatATCACTAGCGTATTAGGGTATCACAATCtccgggggaggggggggggggaaagcGCGGACACTGGTGATCGCTGTGACAACGGACCCAGCGGGAGACTTGCGTTACGAAGGTTAGTAGGAAACATGCCATAACCCCCTGTTCAAGTGAGAATTCCGGCTAAAGTGTCCTATCCAACGCTTCTGACCTGCCAAGGACTTGGTTCTATGAATAGTTTTACCAGCTTGGTAAGTTATTTGCAAGTAATGTTGCTGTTCATGCAGGGAGGATTGCCGCATTCGTAACTTATGGTATTGACTGCGTGTCAATGTGGTAATCCAAACGAGACTACTGAGCACTACCTGTTACACTGCAAGCTGTATAATGTTGAAAGGACCCATATGTCACAATCCATAGCCTGTTAAAACCTGAAAGAAATACTCCCATTCGACCCTCTCCATTCACCTGACTGTACCGTATGTACCCTACTCCCCATGGGCAGCCCCTCCCTCCCTCAATCCATAAACTGTCAAATTCTAGACCACGTGTTCAACTATATTTCAAAGACTGGATGATTCTTTTAGCTCAATTTGATTGCCAAGCCAGCCTTGTGTCTGTACAGCCGTTATCTTCTTTTTAGTTCGTTTTCATTGTAGCTCTGCAATTATTATTTCCCTCCGTCGATTGTCATTTAGTCTTTCCAATGTCAACCTTTGTATTTGTTGTATGTTTACTGAGCAGAAGGCTGAAATAAGCAGCCATGCTTCTTGTCCCATGCTCACAAAacaaatgtgaataaaataaataacTTATGGTACAAATCCAGACACAATCGTCTCTCGACTTCCAGCTGCACTCATTAGGAAATGATGAACCATTTCTCAACAGGTGGATCGATTTATGAAAATATGCTTACCTTAAGTTTCTCCAAACTTACCTCAGTCTCGAAGCTGGCCAGAAAATCTTCAGTTGCCACTTTCTGGGTAAAGCCGTCACGAAAAAATTACATGAAGGCCAGTTCCCTCAGACTGGAGCTCGGTGTGGCCGTTACGCAACGGAGTGAGAAAAACAATATTTAATTAGTCTAGCTTAGGTGGGCGTGCTGATTGCCTaacgctgacgtcacgggtgCCACGAGGAGGCTCGAATAAACCTTACAAACGCGCCACCTGTCGACAAACAAGACAACTGCAAAGCGTCTCTTAGAAGGAGGCAATAAATGTTTGTGATGACATCATCCAGATGGTTTTCAACtcatgtttcatttcatttcattgaaaatacaacaaaaccaTACATGATAGATATCTCAGGCAGAGGGGATTGTTTGCTGTGCCACCAACCTGACCATACAGCTGACTACTTACATAAAATCAATCACATATGACATAAGCATAaggcaagacaaaaaaaataaattttctaAAAAATCGCAATAAGTAAACATAGCAGCTAGTTTAAACTCTTCGGGAGGTCAGAGGTCCCAACAATTCTAAGTACAGGTCTTTGTGTCTCTTCCTCTCCTTTCAACATAGATTACTTTCCAACAGTGTACAGACGCTGCAGTGCAACCGTTCTTCGCGGAGGGGCGCACCTTTATCtgtaattgatgagaaaattcAATGTTATTATTTCAATCTAGAAGCGGGTATTATAATTCCTCGGGGAATAATTAGTTCcgcttgaatcaagtttgtttggtcaaatttaccatACGTTACAGCCTAAACGCAGGGTGAACATTGTTGCGAACGAGTTATTTAATTCCTCTGAGGACCCTTCTAAGTGTGCACTGGTGGGTGCACGTGAGTGAGATATTTTAGAATTACGTTTTGAATAGACTGTGTCAAACGTCATCAGAACTGCCAGCCATCACGTTTCAATCATTATTTGTGGGTCATTCTATAGTATTTTGCCCACTTATAAAAGAAGCAATTTTAGTTAGCATTTTAGTTATTAGAACTTTTTCATAAAGGGGTCAAATCTCTGTCTTCCAAGGATCGCTAGTCTTCAAAGTTTTGGGTACCGTACTAAATGTCTGATAGTTACTAAACTGCTGTCGTCAGCCTACCGTTAGCGAAAAATTGTTCTAGACATCGGTCAAACAAGTAGCTTTGGGCGCGCAACTTTACGTTGACCTTCTTTCAATTTCTTATTCTTAACTGCCCAAATTCCAAGATGAGATAGgctaaaaacattttaaaactccTTTAATGTGTGATAGTCACTTGACTGCTTTTCAAGCTCATCCCGACTATACCGTTAGCGAGAAAGTGTGATGGAAGTCGGCTACGATGGCAAAATCATATACATCGAAGTATATTAGAAGCGGTATCCATATGAGGTAGTAGTTGGATTCAGAATATGATTATCGTCGGAGAGAGAGATGAGATACGTTACTTTATTGTACTTTAAATTTTACAGCAATGCCATAGTACTGACTTGCTACTGTAATTCCCTTTATTAGCTCTACTATATATCAaataaacacagaaaaataccaGACTTAGTACAAATACAGTGTCTGCAATAAAAGCTAATAGGAAACCAGCTACACAAGTCATTAAGAACAGAACATTGTTCTATGAAAAACAGAAACTTTTGCAATGGTTAAATTCCTATTTTTTAAACAGAATTTCTGAATACTACAGTTGTCCCGAGGCCCCGGGGTGGGGGTTTGAATGGTCCCAAGGCCCCGGGGGTGGGGGTTTGCATGGTCCCGAGGCCCCGGGGTGGGGGTTTGCATGGTCCCGATGCCCCGGGGTTGGGGGGTTTGCATGGTTCCGAGACCCCGGGGGTAGGAGTTTGCATGGTCCCGAGACCCCGGGGATGGGGGTTTGCATGGTCCCGAGGCCCCGGGGGTGGGGTTTTGCATGGTTCCGAGGCCCCGGGGTGGGGGTTTGCATGGTTCCGAGGccccgggggtggggggtttgCATGGTCCCGAGGCCCCGGGGGTGGGATTTGCATGGTTCCGAGGccccgggggtggggggtttgCATGGTTCCGAGGCCCCGGGGGTGGGGTTTGCATGGTCCCCAGGCCCCGGGGGTGGGGGTTTGCATGGTCCCGAGGCCCCGAGGGTGGGGGGTTTGCATGGTTCCGAGTCCCCGGGGGTGGGGTTTGCATGGTCCCGAGGCCCCGGGGTGGGGGTTTGCATGGTCCCGAGGCCCCGGGGGTGGGGGTTTGTATGGTCCCGAGGCCCCGGGGGTGGGGGTTTGCATGGTTCCGAGGCCCCGGGGGTGGGGGTTTGTATGGTTCCGAGGCCCTGCCCGACAGGCTTCCTTTGTTACTAGCctgtcgtgttttcatgggtcCGAGCCGGCACTAAAGGCTACTGCAGTTTGGGAAGCGTAAAAGTTTCTCAACTGCACGACAGGTAAATTCTGGTGGATTTTCTATAAAGATAATCTAAGATCCCTGTGTGTAATATCGTCATGTCCTGCTATGTTTCATCAGGGCCATGGGGGGTCTGGGCAAATATAATGGGCAGCGCCTCAGGGGTGGAGCCACAGTTTTTTTCGCTTGAGAATCAATATTCAGTACATAGGTTTCTGGGATGCATCGCTTCAAGCCAAGGGGCGGAGTCATTTTAAGGTGTCTTTTTTGACAGGGGACCAGTAGTGAAGATCGCCTGGGCATCATTATACTCAACACAGTACTCACACTGAAGATGTTCACAGCTATTTAAAATGTTAATTAAAATCTGTCCATGCAAAGATTGTTGGAAATGGTAAATTAAACAGCAATGttagcagctgtggtgtttgtgttggattcagtgatggcatGAGACTGACCTACGGCTTTGTACATGGAACTTTGCGCTGAGGCAATCTGCCCTGTGCCATAAGATTGGTTTCTAGCTTCTATGAAAGCCTGGGACTGACCCAGTTCTATCTGATTACGACCAACGGttactacagcagctgtggtgttttcgTTTAATTCAGTGATGACCCGAGACTGGCCTTTGACTTTGTACAGGGAGCTTTGAGCTGAGGCAATCTGCCCTGTGCCATACGATTGGTTTCTAGCTTCAATGATGGCTTGAGGATGGCCCTGCCTTGTAGACTGGTCACTCGTCTCTACAACAgctttgatgtttgttttgaattcagtgatggcctgacactgcccctgccctgtctgatcatgtttgtctatatcttcatactggtggtTTTGACCACTAGTCATTACAGCatctgtggtgtttgggttggattcagttacttcctgagactggccctgccctgtatGATTGTGTCggttcatatcttcatactggtgatcatgaccaccggtcactacagtagctgtggtgtttgtgttggattcagttatttcctgagactggccctgtcctATCTGATTATGACCGCTGACCATTTCTGTAGATGTTTGGTTCTGTGATGCTGTCCCTACACCTGCATACATGGGATTAGGCTTTAAGGCAGCTAGTACCTCGTTATGGGATAGATCTTCAACTTTCAGAGGTTGAGCtttagcctgagactggccctgccctgtctgaNNNNNNNNNNNNNNNNNNNNNNNNNNNNNNNNNNNNNNNNNNNNNNNNNNNNNNNNNNNNNNNNNNNNNNNNNNNNNNNNNNNNNNNNNNNNNNNNNNNNTAGGCTTAAGGCAGCTAGTACCTCGTTATGGGATAGATCTTCAACTTTCAGAGGTTGAGCTTttgcctgagactggccctgccctgtctgatcatgtttgtctacatcttcatactggtgaccatgaccactggtcactacagcagctgtggtgtttgggttggattcaaTGATGGCCTGAcactgaccctgccctgtctgatcatgtttgtctatatcttcatactggtgatcatgaccactggtcactacagcagctgtggtgtttgggttggattcaaTGATGGCCCGAGACTGCCCCTGCCTTGTCTGATcatgtttgtctatatcttca contains the following coding sequences:
- the LOC118420104 gene encoding basic proline-rich protein-like, whose amino-acid sequence is MQTPTPGPRDHANPTPGDSEPCKPPTLGASGPCKPPPPGPGDHANPTPGASEPCKPPTPGASEPCKSHPRGLGTMQTPHPRGLGTMQTPTPGPRNHAKPHPRGLGTMQTPIPGVSGPCKLLPPGSRNHANPPTPGHRDHANPHPGASGPCKPPPPGPWDHSNPHPGASGQL